In Phenylobacterium koreense, one DNA window encodes the following:
- a CDS encoding MAPEG family protein, producing the protein MNTVTSGHAAALWVGLHLILLLILSLLVVRQRRKHKVALGDGGIPELERAIRAFGNATEYIPAALIGIAVLAVVEAPALAVHLTGFLLFAGRVLHGFGLSRSGGTSLARAIGVTLTWLAYVFASVALLFYAIA; encoded by the coding sequence ATGAACACGGTGACGTCAGGTCACGCGGCCGCGCTTTGGGTTGGGCTGCACCTGATCCTGTTGCTGATCCTGTCGCTGCTGGTGGTCCGGCAGAGGCGGAAACACAAGGTCGCGCTGGGCGACGGCGGCATACCCGAGCTCGAGCGGGCGATCCGCGCCTTCGGCAACGCCACCGAGTACATACCCGCGGCCCTGATCGGCATCGCCGTTCTGGCGGTGGTCGAGGCGCCGGCGCTGGCGGTGCACCTGACCGGGTTCCTGCTGTTCGCCGGCCGGGTGCTGCACGGCTTCGGCCTGTCGCGCAGCGGCGGGACCTCGCTGGCGCGGGCCATCGGGGTGACGCTCACCTGGCTCGCCTACGTGTTCGCGAGCGTGGCGCTGCTGTTCTACGCGATCGCCTGA
- a CDS encoding UbiD family decarboxylase, whose translation MAYRSLREFIARLEAAGELVRVSEPVSSVLEMTEIQRRLLAKGGPAVLFENVIRADGERSSMPCLVNLFGTVKRVAMGVTLEGRERETASDLREVGELLAFLRAPEPPRGLKDAWDMLPLAKTVMSMRPATVKKAPVQEVVWTGDQIDLSKLPIQTCWPGEPAPLITWPLVVTKGPSEDREDDYNLGIYRMQVLGKDRTIMRWLAHRGGAQHHRRWKAAGKPDALPACAVIGADPGTILAAVTPVPETLSEYQFAGLMRGAKVELVPAKTVPLLVPANAEIVIEGHVMLDEYADEGPYGDHTGYYNSVEKFPVFKVSAITMRKDPIYLTTFTGRPPDEPSVLGEALNEVFIPLIRQQFPEIVDFWLPPEGCSYRIAVVSMKKAYPGHAKRVMMGVWSYLRQFMYTKWVIVVDDDINARDWKDVMWAMSTRMDPARDITVVESTPIDYLDFASPESGLGSKIGLDATNKWPPETKREWGEKLGMDEATVRAVSEKWSRLGLPGDGEPV comes from the coding sequence ATGGCCTACCGGTCGCTGAGGGAGTTCATCGCCAGGCTCGAGGCGGCCGGCGAACTGGTGCGGGTGAGCGAGCCCGTATCAAGCGTGCTGGAGATGACCGAGATCCAGCGCCGCCTGCTGGCCAAGGGCGGGCCGGCGGTCCTGTTCGAGAACGTGATCCGGGCCGATGGCGAGCGTTCGTCCATGCCCTGCCTGGTGAACCTGTTCGGCACGGTGAAGCGGGTGGCCATGGGCGTGACCCTGGAGGGCCGCGAACGGGAGACCGCCTCCGACCTGCGCGAGGTCGGCGAACTGCTGGCCTTCCTGCGCGCGCCCGAGCCGCCGCGCGGGCTGAAGGACGCCTGGGACATGCTGCCGCTGGCCAAGACGGTGATGTCCATGCGGCCGGCCACGGTGAAGAAGGCGCCGGTGCAGGAGGTGGTCTGGACCGGCGACCAGATCGACCTTTCCAAGCTTCCCATCCAGACCTGCTGGCCGGGCGAGCCGGCGCCGCTGATCACCTGGCCGCTGGTGGTCACCAAGGGGCCGTCGGAGGACCGTGAGGACGACTACAATCTCGGCATCTATCGCATGCAGGTGCTGGGCAAGGACCGGACGATCATGCGCTGGCTGGCCCATCGCGGCGGGGCGCAGCACCATCGGCGCTGGAAGGCGGCCGGCAAGCCGGACGCCCTGCCCGCCTGCGCGGTGATCGGCGCCGACCCGGGCACGATCCTGGCGGCGGTGACTCCGGTGCCGGAGACGCTGTCGGAGTATCAGTTCGCCGGGCTGATGCGCGGGGCGAAGGTGGAGCTGGTCCCGGCCAAGACCGTGCCGCTGCTAGTGCCGGCCAACGCCGAGATCGTGATCGAAGGCCACGTCATGCTGGACGAGTACGCCGACGAGGGTCCCTACGGCGACCACACCGGCTACTACAACTCGGTCGAGAAGTTCCCGGTGTTCAAGGTCAGCGCGATCACCATGCGCAAGGACCCGATCTATCTGACCACCTTCACCGGCCGGCCGCCGGACGAGCCGAGCGTGCTGGGCGAGGCCCTGAACGAGGTGTTCATCCCGCTGATCCGCCAACAGTTTCCGGAGATCGTGGACTTCTGGCTGCCGCCGGAGGGCTGCTCCTACCGGATCGCCGTGGTCTCGATGAAGAAGGCCTATCCGGGCCACGCCAAGCGCGTGATGATGGGCGTCTGGAGCTATCTGCGGCAGTTCATGTACACCAAGTGGGTGATCGTCGTGGACGACGACATCAACGCCCGCGACTGGAAGGACGTGATGTGGGCCATGTCCACGCGGATGGACCCGGCGCGGGACATCACAGTCGTGGAAAGCACCCCCATCGACTATCTCGACTTCGCCTCGCCCGAGAGCGGCCTTGGTTCCAAGATAGGCCTAGACGCCACCAACAAGTGGCCGCCGGAGACTAAACGCGAATGGGGCGAGAAGCTGGGCATGGACGAGGCCACCGTGAGGGCGGTCAGCGAGAAGTGGTCGAGGCTCGGCCTGCCTGGAGACGGGGAGCCGGTTTAG
- a CDS encoding MmcQ/YjbR family DNA-binding protein: MSPEEMREIILSFPGVEEGSSYGQPAFKVNGKFFTRLRGEDQSLVLLEVDRDEREMLMEAEPGTFHITPHYKDYPSVLARIETLHPGSLRNFLERRWRKVAPKKLQKARDAGEA; this comes from the coding sequence ATGAGCCCTGAGGAGATGCGCGAAATCATCCTGAGCTTTCCCGGCGTCGAGGAAGGCTCGTCCTACGGCCAGCCGGCCTTCAAGGTGAACGGCAAGTTCTTCACGCGGCTGCGCGGGGAAGACCAGAGCCTGGTGCTGCTGGAGGTCGACCGGGACGAGCGGGAGATGCTGATGGAGGCCGAGCCGGGGACCTTTCACATCACGCCGCATTACAAGGACTATCCGAGCGTGCTGGCCAGGATCGAAACCCTGCATCCGGGATCGTTGCGAAACTTCCTGGAGCGGCGCTGGCGCAAGGTCGCGCCGAAGAAACTACAGAAGGCGCGGGACGCCGGGGAAGCCTGA
- a CDS encoding cell wall hydrolase, whose amino-acid sequence MARNFSDRGLQRLTADMDPAMLALARRHDPVLRQADPWGRTVGWTSLDISQLPNLGVEATTAESAEEINSLRAFSKLPIRPMRPFVLKAGGQDAARALKCLTDAVYYESAREPELGQEAVAQVVLNRVRHPAYPKSVCAVVYQGAARPTGCQFSFTCDGSLRYAPEPAAWRRAQAVARRALEGHVNKTVGSATHYHANYVAPYWAPTLVKMKQVGLHIFYRWTGPWGEPAAFTGRYAGGEAYISPAILDSLDARTNGLLDPEGQGIGAGRQVTLAVAGEVRTYNVADASASGGERTRVLGTLYAARRKPTPEEVREINRSLAAMEAAQSAPAETAAAPEAAASAPGSVQASQN is encoded by the coding sequence GTGGCCCGCAATTTCAGCGATAGGGGCCTGCAACGCCTGACCGCCGACATGGATCCGGCCATGCTGGCGCTCGCCCGGCGCCACGATCCGGTGCTGCGCCAGGCCGATCCCTGGGGGCGCACGGTCGGCTGGACGAGCCTCGACATCAGCCAACTCCCGAACCTCGGCGTCGAGGCGACCACCGCCGAGAGCGCCGAGGAGATCAACTCCCTGCGCGCCTTCTCCAAGCTTCCGATCCGGCCGATGCGCCCCTTCGTGCTCAAGGCCGGCGGTCAGGACGCGGCCCGCGCCCTGAAGTGCCTGACCGACGCGGTGTACTACGAGAGCGCCCGCGAGCCTGAGCTCGGCCAGGAGGCGGTGGCCCAGGTGGTGCTCAACCGTGTCCGCCATCCAGCCTATCCCAAGTCGGTCTGCGCCGTGGTCTATCAGGGTGCGGCCCGGCCCACCGGCTGCCAGTTCAGCTTCACCTGCGACGGCTCGCTCCGCTATGCGCCGGAGCCCGCCGCCTGGCGCCGGGCCCAGGCCGTCGCGCGCCGCGCGCTCGAGGGCCACGTCAACAAGACGGTGGGGTCGGCCACCCACTATCACGCCAACTATGTCGCCCCTTACTGGGCCCCGACCCTGGTGAAGATGAAGCAGGTCGGCCTGCACATCTTCTATCGCTGGACCGGTCCCTGGGGCGAGCCGGCGGCCTTCACCGGCCGCTACGCCGGCGGCGAGGCCTATATCTCGCCGGCCATCCTCGACAGCCTCGATGCGCGGACCAACGGCCTGCTCGATCCGGAAGGCCAGGGCATAGGCGCCGGCCGCCAGGTGACGCTCGCCGTCGCCGGCGAGGTGCGGACCTACAATGTCGCCGATGCGAGCGCGTCCGGCGGCGAGCGCACCCGCGTGCTCGGCACCCTCTACGCCGCCCGCCGCAAGCCGACCCCCGAGGAGGTCCGCGAGATCAACCGCTCGCTGGCGGCCATGGAGGCGGCGCAATCGGCGCCCGCCGAAACCGCCGCTGCGCCGGAGGCCGCTGCGTCGGCGCCGGGCTCCGTCCAGGCTTCGCAGAACTAG
- a CDS encoding GNAT family N-acetyltransferase translates to MIRHVRPADHAAIRSVVEAAFGRVDEADLIERLRADGDVMFELVAEEVGEIVGHILYSRLWADSVNLYAALAPLAVVPGRQKAGIGSRLALASIETAKDFGAHAVLVLGHPEYYPKFGFSRAAAALVKSPYSDSPAMMALVIEDGALDEPVLVAYPNAFS, encoded by the coding sequence ATGATCCGACATGTTCGCCCGGCCGATCACGCCGCCATCCGTTCCGTCGTGGAGGCCGCCTTCGGCCGCGTTGACGAAGCCGACCTGATCGAGCGCCTGCGCGCCGACGGCGACGTCATGTTCGAACTGGTGGCGGAAGAGGTCGGCGAGATCGTCGGCCACATCCTCTACAGCCGCCTGTGGGCCGACAGCGTGAACCTCTATGCCGCCCTCGCCCCGCTGGCGGTGGTTCCCGGGCGTCAGAAGGCCGGCATCGGATCGCGCCTGGCCCTGGCCTCGATCGAGACGGCCAAGGACTTCGGCGCCCATGCGGTGCTGGTGCTGGGTCACCCCGAATACTATCCGAAGTTCGGCTTCAGCCGCGCCGCCGCGGCCCTGGTGAAGTCGCCCTATTCGGACAGCCCGGCGATGATGGCGCTGGTGATCGAGGACGGCGCGCTCGATGAGCCCGTCCTCGTGGCCTATCCGAACGCCTTCAGCTAG
- a CDS encoding hybrid sensor histidine kinase/response regulator, whose amino-acid sequence MTPAGSQFRFIPRRSPAFAVALAISVGAMAAAMGIRGLFAGWDTALALSVTHFPAFVVATLFGGQRWGWASLAGALAISLLARGGISDNHAGVVLYALSGAVTVAVGAALRDIVLRLDEAQAALDRSEQRLQLAQEAGEVGLWDWDVETGQGYWSPTLLRNLGLPVSSAASIRTLLDVVHPDDRQMVRAGNIRAIRTGRMAPMEYRIVRPDGEVRWLLSRGEMLQNGVGRIVRAVGVNIDITERRYAFEKVRESEARFRTLADSAPVLLWVSRTDGVREFVNEAYVEFLGRPFEEALRFDWRERVHPGDLERVLKEQIAGEASRQPFTLEARYLRGDGAWRWIRSVSRPRHGPGGAFAGFVAIGIDITDARQAEENLKSINDLLAERVEAALAERDEANARLHHAQKLEAVGQLTGGVAHDFNNLLTVITGALDLIQRRPDDVERRTRMIEAALGAALRGQRLTQQLLAFSRRQALKPQAIRVDELLLESEPLLRRAIGETALFELAPGAGDATAMLDPGQFDAAIMNLAVNARDAVPPGGQIRLSTESCELAEGEVPDVAPGSYVRILVEDNGVGMEPGILTRVFEPFFTTKDVGKGTGLGLSQVYGFARQSGGGVTITTAPGEGARVSLYLPRCPTPPARAEPPCAPAEANRRSLKVLLVEDDKEVGDLVAAMLEELGHQVVRVDAVAAALAWLEKGEALDVMLTDLVMPGGRSGLDLAKAACELRPGLPVILSSGYTGEALAAVNDAPWPLLKKPYSAEVLADALARAADPETQPA is encoded by the coding sequence ATGACGCCCGCCGGTTCGCAGTTTCGCTTCATTCCCAGGCGCTCGCCGGCCTTCGCCGTGGCGCTCGCCATCAGCGTCGGCGCCATGGCCGCAGCCATGGGGATACGCGGCCTGTTCGCCGGTTGGGACACCGCGCTCGCCCTGTCGGTCACCCACTTCCCCGCCTTCGTGGTGGCGACGCTGTTCGGCGGCCAGCGATGGGGATGGGCGAGCCTGGCCGGGGCGCTGGCCATATCGCTGCTGGCTCGCGGCGGCATCTCCGACAACCATGCGGGGGTGGTGCTCTACGCGCTCTCGGGCGCGGTGACGGTGGCGGTGGGGGCGGCGCTGCGCGACATCGTCCTGCGGCTGGACGAGGCCCAGGCGGCGCTCGACCGCAGCGAACAGCGCCTCCAGCTCGCCCAGGAAGCCGGCGAGGTCGGACTGTGGGACTGGGACGTCGAAACCGGCCAGGGCTACTGGTCCCCGACCCTGCTGCGCAATCTCGGCCTGCCCGTTTCCAGCGCCGCCAGCATCAGGACCTTGCTGGACGTGGTGCATCCGGACGACCGCCAGATGGTCCGGGCGGGAAACATCCGGGCCATCAGGACCGGGCGCATGGCGCCCATGGAGTACAGGATCGTCCGGCCCGACGGCGAGGTGCGATGGCTGCTGTCGCGCGGCGAGATGCTGCAAAACGGCGTCGGCCGGATCGTCCGCGCGGTCGGGGTGAACATCGACATCACCGAGCGGCGATACGCTTTTGAAAAGGTTCGCGAAAGCGAGGCTCGCTTCCGCACGCTGGCGGACAGCGCTCCGGTGCTGCTGTGGGTCTCCAGGACCGACGGCGTGCGGGAGTTCGTGAACGAGGCCTATGTCGAGTTCCTGGGCCGGCCGTTCGAGGAAGCGCTCAGGTTCGACTGGCGCGAGCGGGTGCACCCCGGCGACCTGGAGCGCGTCCTGAAGGAGCAGATCGCCGGCGAGGCCTCTCGCCAGCCGTTCACGCTGGAGGCGCGATACCTGCGCGGCGACGGCGCCTGGCGTTGGATCCGGTCGGTGTCACGGCCGCGCCATGGCCCCGGCGGCGCCTTCGCCGGCTTCGTCGCCATCGGCATCGACATCACCGATGCGCGCCAGGCCGAAGAGAACCTGAAGAGCATCAACGACCTGCTGGCCGAGCGGGTGGAGGCGGCGCTGGCCGAGCGCGACGAGGCCAACGCCCGCCTGCACCACGCCCAGAAGCTGGAAGCGGTCGGCCAGCTCACCGGCGGCGTCGCCCATGACTTCAACAACCTGCTGACGGTGATCACCGGAGCGCTGGACCTGATCCAGCGGCGGCCGGACGACGTGGAACGCCGCACGCGGATGATCGAAGCCGCCCTGGGCGCGGCGTTGCGGGGGCAGCGCCTGACGCAGCAGCTCCTGGCCTTCTCCAGGCGCCAGGCGCTCAAGCCCCAGGCGATCCGCGTGGACGAGCTGCTGCTCGAGAGCGAGCCGCTGCTGCGGAGGGCGATCGGCGAGACCGCGCTCTTCGAGCTGGCGCCGGGCGCGGGCGACGCGACGGCGATGCTCGACCCCGGCCAGTTCGATGCGGCGATCATGAACCTGGCGGTCAACGCCCGCGACGCCGTACCGCCGGGCGGCCAGATCAGGCTGAGCACCGAAAGCTGCGAGCTGGCCGAGGGCGAGGTCCCCGACGTCGCGCCGGGCTCCTATGTCCGCATCCTGGTGGAGGACAACGGCGTCGGAATGGAGCCGGGCATCCTGACCCGCGTCTTCGAACCGTTCTTCACCACCAAGGACGTCGGCAAGGGAACGGGCCTCGGCCTGTCGCAGGTCTACGGCTTCGCCCGCCAGAGCGGCGGCGGGGTGACCATCACGACCGCGCCGGGAGAGGGCGCCCGCGTCAGCCTCTACCTGCCCCGCTGCCCGACGCCGCCGGCCAGGGCGGAGCCGCCCTGCGCCCCCGCCGAGGCGAACAGGCGATCCCTCAAGGTGCTGCTGGTCGAGGACGACAAGGAAGTCGGCGACCTGGTCGCGGCCATGCTGGAAGAGCTCGGCCACCAGGTGGTCCGCGTCGACGCGGTGGCGGCGGCCCTGGCCTGGCTGGAGAAGGGCGAGGCGCTCGACGTGATGCTGACGGACCTGGTGATGCCCGGCGGCCGCTCGGGCCTCGACCTCGCCAAGGCCGCCTGCGAGCTGCGGCCGGGCCTGCCGGTGATCCTTTCCTCCGGCTATACCGGCGAGGCGCTGGCGGCGGTCAACGACGCGCCCTGGCCGCTGCTGAAAAAGCCCTATTCGGCGGAAGTCCTGGCCGACGCTCTGGCCCGAGCGGCCGACCCGGAGACCCAGCCCGCCTGA
- a CDS encoding M23 family metallopeptidase encodes MRLVPLVLAGLAVACSPSGGSSAQAPKTAAATASPAAGPRLSLPIACTVGSTCEVQNYVDLDPGPGVKDYRCSSNTYEAHSGVDIRLLDMKAQAAGVDVLAAAAGTVARLRDGVPDISIRERGKAAVNGQECGNGVVISHGDGWETQYCHLAQGSVKVKVGDQVAAGAPIAKVGLSGQTEYPHVHLTVRKDGVMIDPFAPNLAPGSCDGAAAGGGMWTPQAAKAMAYKAGTVLNAGFAAAPVSMASIEAGALPRPTTTSPLIAYVRAINLRGGDVQELTLTGPDGRVLATSAQPPLDRAKAQYMFFVGKKAPAAGAWARGRYTGAYVVRRDGQTVVSRTFAIEL; translated from the coding sequence TTGAGGCTTGTTCCGCTTGTCCTGGCCGGTCTGGCCGTCGCCTGCTCGCCGTCCGGAGGCTCAAGCGCGCAGGCGCCGAAAACTGCCGCGGCGACCGCCTCGCCCGCCGCCGGGCCACGGCTGTCGCTGCCGATCGCTTGCACGGTAGGATCGACCTGCGAGGTCCAGAATTATGTCGACCTCGACCCCGGCCCGGGCGTGAAGGACTACCGCTGCAGCAGCAACACCTATGAGGCCCACAGCGGCGTCGACATCCGCCTACTGGACATGAAGGCCCAGGCGGCCGGCGTGGACGTGCTGGCCGCGGCGGCCGGCACGGTGGCGCGGCTGCGGGACGGGGTTCCCGACATATCCATCCGCGAGCGCGGCAAGGCGGCGGTGAACGGCCAGGAGTGCGGCAACGGCGTGGTCATCAGCCATGGCGACGGCTGGGAGACCCAATACTGCCACCTGGCCCAGGGCAGCGTGAAGGTGAAGGTCGGCGACCAGGTCGCCGCCGGCGCGCCGATCGCCAAGGTCGGACTGTCGGGGCAGACGGAATATCCGCACGTGCACCTCACCGTGCGCAAGGACGGGGTGATGATCGACCCGTTCGCGCCGAACCTGGCGCCAGGATCATGCGACGGCGCGGCCGCCGGCGGCGGGATGTGGACGCCGCAGGCCGCCAAGGCGATGGCCTACAAGGCCGGAACGGTGCTCAACGCCGGCTTCGCCGCCGCCCCGGTGAGCATGGCCAGCATCGAGGCGGGCGCCCTGCCCCGCCCGACCACGACGAGCCCGCTGATCGCCTATGTGCGCGCCATCAACCTGCGTGGCGGCGACGTCCAGGAACTGACGCTGACCGGCCCGGACGGCAGGGTGCTCGCCACCAGCGCCCAGCCTCCGCTGGATCGCGCCAAGGCCCAGTACATGTTCTTCGTCGGCAAGAAGGCGCCGGCGGCCGGAGCCTGGGCCAGGGGCCGCTACACGGGCGCCTATGTCGTGCGACGGGATGGCCAGACGGTGGTCAGCAGGACCTTCGCGATCGAGCTTTAG
- the nadA gene encoding quinolinate synthase NadA has product MADGTQFPFTPAVEAATSPLWEKLKHHVTPMEWRLHAPLIAEINRLKREKNAVILAHNYMTPEIFHGVGDYVGDSLGLAKEAAKSDAAIIVQAGVHFMAETSKILSPKKTILIPDLTAGCSLASSITGADVRLIKQRYPGLPVVTYVNTTADVKAETDVCCTSANAVQVVEHVAKEWGVDRVILIPDEFLARNVARQTSVGIIAWKGRCEVHERFTAEDILELKAAYPNAQVLAHPECPAEVLEVSDFAGSTAAMNDYVLQKKPKQVVLITECSMADNVAADAVDTEFVRPCNLCPHMKKISLDNIYEALVHNRFEVTVDPAIAERARLAVQRMVDLPPPAVPARYDLVKARHHVDVELI; this is encoded by the coding sequence ATGGCCGACGGTACGCAGTTTCCGTTCACGCCCGCAGTCGAGGCCGCCACTTCCCCTCTGTGGGAGAAGCTGAAGCATCACGTCACGCCGATGGAATGGCGCCTGCACGCGCCGCTGATCGCCGAGATCAACCGCCTGAAGCGCGAGAAGAACGCGGTCATCCTGGCGCACAACTACATGACGCCCGAGATCTTCCATGGCGTGGGCGACTATGTCGGAGACAGCCTGGGCCTGGCCAAGGAAGCGGCCAAGTCGGACGCGGCGATCATCGTCCAGGCCGGCGTGCACTTCATGGCCGAAACCTCGAAGATCCTCTCGCCGAAAAAGACCATCCTGATCCCGGACCTGACGGCCGGCTGCAGCCTCGCCTCCTCGATCACCGGCGCCGACGTGCGACTGATCAAGCAGCGCTATCCGGGCCTGCCGGTGGTGACCTATGTGAACACCACGGCCGACGTGAAGGCGGAGACCGACGTCTGCTGCACCAGCGCCAACGCCGTGCAGGTGGTCGAGCACGTCGCCAAGGAATGGGGCGTCGACCGGGTGATCCTGATCCCCGACGAGTTCCTGGCCCGCAACGTGGCCCGCCAGACGAGCGTCGGCATCATCGCCTGGAAGGGCCGCTGCGAGGTGCACGAGCGCTTCACGGCCGAAGACATCCTCGAGCTGAAGGCCGCCTATCCGAACGCGCAGGTGCTGGCCCACCCGGAATGCCCGGCCGAGGTGCTGGAGGTTTCCGATTTCGCCGGCTCGACCGCGGCGATGAACGATTACGTGCTGCAGAAGAAGCCCAAGCAGGTGGTGCTGATCACCGAGTGCTCGATGGCCGACAACGTGGCGGCCGACGCGGTGGACACCGAGTTCGTGCGCCCCTGCAACCTCTGCCCGCACATGAAGAAGATCAGCCTCGACAACATCTACGAGGCGCTGGTCCACAACCGCTTCGAGGTGACCGTCGACCCGGCGATCGCCGAGCGCGCGCGGCTGGCGGTGCAGCGGATGGTGGACCTGCCGCCGCCGGCGGTCCCGGCCCGCTACGACCTGGTCAAGGCCCGCCACCACGTGGACGTGGAACTGATCTAA
- the ggt gene encoding gamma-glutamyltransferase — protein sequence MRRRTFLGALPASAVATAALAQSRDENPNRNRPDVHGGDRIDGATFASRSAAWGVHGAAATAHPLASLTALDMLRRGGSAVDAAVAANAVLGLMEPISCGVGGDCFVMLWDPKTKKVEGLNGSGRSPRGLSLETVRGRAKNGLIPSYGAIAVSVPGAVDAWWTLHQRYGKLPWKDLFAPAIAYAEEGFPVTQNVAYYLGRSLINFTKPGVGIEEIDNFKKVWAAGGATPKEGEIFKNPALGRTYRQIAEHGREGFYGGEVAAAIEAYFKRIGGWMTKADLADHHSRWDPPQKINYRGVDVHGLSPNSQGLATLQALNIMEAFDFKAMGFQSAAAIHHAVEAKRLAFEDRAKFYADPDFFKTPTEWLLSKEYARERAKLISPNKILTPVHPGQAPSHGDTTYFTTADQDGMMVSMIQSNYRGMGSGLSPDGLGFMFQNRGELFALTDGHANIFAPGKRPFQTIIPGFATRNGEPWLAFGVMGGDMQPQGQAQIISNMVDFGLSLQEAGDSPRWHHGGSTEPTGEAQKGIGVLNLESGVPEATKAALAAIGWKMAPDPGGFGGYQAIERWPGRYAAATEMRKDGVALAY from the coding sequence ATGCGCCGCCGCACCTTCCTGGGCGCCCTGCCCGCCTCCGCAGTCGCCACCGCCGCGCTCGCCCAGAGCCGCGACGAGAACCCGAACCGCAATCGGCCCGACGTGCATGGCGGCGACCGCATCGACGGCGCGACCTTCGCCTCGCGCAGCGCGGCCTGGGGCGTCCATGGCGCGGCGGCCACCGCCCATCCGCTGGCCAGCCTGACGGCGCTGGACATGCTGCGGCGGGGAGGTTCGGCGGTGGACGCCGCCGTCGCCGCCAATGCGGTGCTGGGGCTGATGGAGCCGATCTCCTGCGGCGTCGGCGGCGACTGCTTCGTCATGCTGTGGGACCCGAAGACGAAGAAGGTCGAGGGCCTGAACGGCTCGGGCCGCAGCCCGCGGGGCCTGAGCCTGGAGACCGTGCGCGGGCGGGCCAAGAACGGCCTGATCCCCTCCTACGGCGCGATCGCGGTGAGCGTGCCCGGCGCGGTCGACGCCTGGTGGACCCTGCACCAGCGCTACGGCAAGCTGCCGTGGAAGGACCTGTTCGCCCCGGCCATCGCCTACGCCGAGGAAGGCTTCCCGGTCACCCAGAACGTCGCCTACTACCTGGGCCGTTCGCTGATCAACTTCACCAAGCCCGGCGTCGGCATCGAGGAGATCGACAACTTCAAGAAGGTCTGGGCCGCCGGCGGGGCCACGCCCAAGGAAGGCGAGATCTTCAAGAACCCGGCGCTCGGCCGCACCTATCGGCAGATCGCCGAGCACGGGCGCGAAGGCTTCTACGGCGGCGAGGTGGCCGCGGCCATCGAGGCCTATTTCAAGCGGATCGGCGGTTGGATGACCAAGGCCGACCTCGCCGACCACCACTCGCGCTGGGACCCGCCGCAGAAGATCAACTATCGCGGCGTCGACGTGCACGGCCTGTCGCCCAACAGCCAGGGCCTGGCCACGCTGCAGGCGCTGAACATCATGGAGGCCTTCGACTTCAAGGCCATGGGCTTCCAGTCGGCGGCGGCGATCCACCATGCGGTGGAGGCCAAGCGCCTGGCCTTCGAGGACCGCGCCAAGTTCTATGCCGACCCCGACTTCTTCAAGACGCCGACCGAGTGGCTGTTGTCGAAGGAATACGCGCGCGAGCGGGCCAAACTAATCTCGCCGAACAAGATCCTGACGCCGGTCCATCCGGGCCAGGCGCCGAGCCATGGCGACACCACCTATTTCACCACCGCCGACCAGGACGGGATGATGGTGTCGATGATCCAGTCGAACTATCGCGGCATGGGATCGGGCCTGTCGCCGGACGGGCTGGGCTTCATGTTCCAGAACCGCGGCGAGCTGTTCGCCCTGACCGACGGGCACGCGAACATCTTCGCCCCCGGCAAGCGGCCCTTCCAGACCATCATCCCCGGCTTTGCGACGCGGAACGGCGAGCCGTGGCTGGCCTTCGGGGTCATGGGCGGCGACATGCAGCCCCAGGGCCAAGCGCAGATCATCTCGAACATGGTCGACTTCGGCCTCTCCCTGCAGGAAGCCGGCGACAGCCCCCGCTGGCACCATGGCGGCTCCACCGAACCGACGGGCGAGGCCCAGAAGGGGATCGGCGTCCTGAACCTGGAGAGCGGCGTGCCGGAGGCGACCAAGGCGGCGCTGGCGGCCATCGGCTGGAAGATGGCCCCCGATCCGGGCGGCTTCGGCGGCTACCAGGCCATCGAACGTTGGCCGGGGCGCTATGCGGCGGCCACCGAGATGCGCAAGGACGGCGTCGCGCTGGCCTACTGA